The Mangifera indica cultivar Alphonso chromosome 8, CATAS_Mindica_2.1, whole genome shotgun sequence genome has a window encoding:
- the LOC123223845 gene encoding transmembrane 9 superfamily member 12-like, protein MPSINWAFLLMLLFLQVCSGFYLPGSYMHTYSNGEAIYAKVNSLTSIETELPFSYYSLPYCKPLGGVKKSAENLGELLMGDQIDNSPYRFRMNVNETVFLCITNPLSEHEVKLLKQRTRDLYQVNMILDNLPVMRYAKQNGVTIQWTGFPVGYTLANSNDDYIINHLKFTVLVHEYQGSGVEIIGTGEEGTGVISEADNKKASGYEIVGFEVVPCSVKHDPEVMTKLHMYDSTKTVKCPSELDKSQVIREQERISFTYEVEFVKSSIRWPSRWDAYLKMEGARVHWFSILNSLMVIFFLAGIVFVIFLRTVRRDLTRYEELDKDAQAQMNEELSGWKLVVGDVFREPEHSKLLCVMVGDGVQITGMGVVTIIFAAFGFMSPASRGMLLTGMIFLYLFLGISAGYVAVRTWITIKGTSEGWRSVSWSVACFFPGIVFVILTVLNFILWGSKSTGAIPISLYFVLLSLWFCISVPLTLLGGFFGTRAEAIQYPVRTNQIPREIPARKYPSWLLVLGAGTLPFGTLFIELFFILSSIWLGRFYYVFGFLLIVLLLLVVVCAEVSVVLTYMHLCVEDWRWWWKAFFASGSVALYVFLYSINYLVFDLQSLSGPVSAVLYLGYSLIMAVAIMLSTGTIGFLMSFYFVHYLFSSVKID, encoded by the coding sequence ATGCCCTCAATTAATTGGGCTTTTCTACTTATGCTGTTGTTCCTGCAAGTTTGCAGTGGGTTTTATCTGCCCGGAAGTTATATGCACACTTACTCTAATGGAGAGGCTATATATGCCAAAGTCAATTCATTGACTTCCATTGAGACTGAGCTTCCATTCAGTTACTATAGTTTGCCGTACTGCAAGCCACTCGGTGGTGTCAAGAAAAGTGCAGAGAATCTTGGAGAACTCCTTATGGGAGATCAGATTGATAACTCCCCATATCGGTTTCGTATGAATGTGAATGAGACTGTTTTTCTTTGCATCACGAATCCATTGAGTGAGCATGAGGTTAAGCTCTTGAAACAGAGAACACGGGATTTGTACCAAGTGAATATGATTCTGGACAATTTGCCTGTGATGAGATATGCGAAACAAAATGGGGTTACTATTCAGTGGACTGGGTTCCCGGTGGGGTATACTCTTGCTAATAGTAATGATGATTACATTATTAATCATCTCAAGTTCACTGTGTTGGTTCATGAGTATCAGGGGAGTGGGGTTGAGATTATTGGTACTGGTGAAGAAGGTACGGGTGTGATCTCAGAAGCTGATAATAAGAAGGCATCTGGATATGAGATTGTTGGTTTTGAGGTTGTTCCCTGCAGTGTTAAGCATGATCCAGAAGTGATGACAAAACTTCACATGTATGATAGCACAAAAACAGTGAAGTGCCCCTCGGAGCTTGACAAGTCTCAAGTAATAAGGGAGCAAGAGAGAATATCATTCACATATGAGGTTGAATTTGTCAAGAGCAGTATAAGATGGCCATCCCGGTGGGATGCTTACCTGAAGATGGAAGGTGCTCGTGTCCACTGGTTCTCTATCCTCAATTCACTGATGGTTATATTTTTCCTGGCTGGTATAGTATTTGTCATATTTCTGAGGACTGTGAGAAGGGACTTGACAAGGTATGAGGAATTGGACAAAGATGCTCAAGCACAGATGAATGAGGAGCTTTCTGGCTGGAAGCTTGTTGTGGGTGATGTATTCAGAGAACCAGAGCATTCAAAGCTTCTTTGTGTGATGGTTGGAGATGGAGTTCAGATTACTGGGATGGGGGTTGTCACTATTATTTTTGCAGCCTTTGGCTTCATGTCACCTGCTTCACGAGGAATGCTATTGACAGGGATGATATTTCTGTATCTTTTCTTGGGTATTTCTGCTGGTTATGTTGCTGTACGAACGTGGATAACCATCAAGGGAACTTCTGAAGGATGGAGATCAGTTTCTTGGTCTGTTGCGTGCTTCTTTCCTGGAATTGTCTTTGTTATCCTAACAGTATTGAACTTCATTCTTTGGGGCAGCAAGAGTACTGGTGCTATTCCCATTTCTCTCTATTTTGTGCTTCTGTCCCTTTGGTTCTGCATTTCAGTGCCACTCACTCTTTTGGGTGGGTTCTTTGGGACCCGAGCTGAGGCAATTCAGTATCCTGTAAGAACAAACCAGATCCCTAGAGAAATACCTGCTCGCAAGTATCCATCATGGCTTCTTGTTCTTGGTGCAGGAACTCTTCCATTTGGGACTCTATTCATTGAACTTTTCTTCATTCTCTCCAGCATCTGGCTGGGAAGGTTCTATTATGTGTTTGGATTTCTGCTGATAGTTCTTTTGTTGCTGGTTGTTGTTTGTGCCGAAGTATCTGTGGTTCTTACATACATGCATCTCTGTGTTGAGGATTGGCGGTGGTGGTGGAAGGCATTCTTTGCTTCAGGTTCAGTGGCACTCTATGTGTTCCTGTACTCGATCAATTACTTGGTCTTTGACCTGCAGAGTTTGAGCGGGCCAGTGTCTGCTGTTCTTTATCTTGGTTATTCTCTAATCATGGCAGTTGCAATCATGTTGTCCACTGGCACCATCGGCTTCCTAATGTCTTTCTACTTTGTCCATTACCTGTTCTCATCCGTAAAGATTGATTAG
- the LOC123223435 gene encoding uncharacterized protein LOC123223435: protein MVDQYKNGDRKGKGILVDDDHNHKGKLEDLHVYDNLPRLLGPDDNIMLALQESQTPSSPVIEKEKQNPEQPPKDKPSLLLYTTRIKPRLLWTPQLHALFTDAVNVLGGASKRSVRSKDYEALKIIDAKLGEQGQLYQKPQEAIKQYIDDEIENGGVPTIFCKNIAGVGTTATAFSLNTTQMNTDPKYNSLERTEECLGLQRQASSSRDYQPQNKNVAHSETRSYLTSAGYSFPSYNSTNANNVQLSLKEQTPSFLPRDVASANTNLKATLGFSFPTYNGTNAFDVNDGLKDQSQSFLPQNADYNSQPQNATRGNQSEDIVYGYHPPNAASFATNAFDVNVCLRDQPQNADYNNQPQSATRGNQSQIAPYDYQPPNATNFTTIAFDVNVYLKDQSQSFLPQSATPGNRLQNVGCGYQPPDAANFTTNAFDVNVCLKDQPQRFLPQNVGYNNQLQSATRSNQSRNAGYGYQPLNADNFATNAFDVNVCLKDQSQSFLPQNAGYNYQPQSATYTAENKISYGNHSGSTTESALQNFSTCVEKYSGRANYPAANNFPNSYRNYSGRVADPVINDLPSGTAFHPEINDLTTSKGNYSGNAVYPVINNLTSCVGNYSGSGGFPVINSSTSSEGNYSGSVAFL, encoded by the exons ATGGTTGATCAGTATAAAAATGGAGATAGGAAAGGGAAAGGTATACTGGTTGATGATGATCATAATCATAAGGGGAAGTTGGAGGATTTGCATGTTTATGATAATCTGCCGCGACTACTTGGTCCAGATGATAATATAATGCTTGCTTTACAAGAAAGCCAAACGCCTTCATCTCCAGTTATTGAGAAGGAGAAGCAGAATCCTGAGCAGCCTCCAAAAGACAAACCTTCCCTTCTTCTTTATACTACTCGCATAAAGCCTCGCCTTTTATGGACTCCACAGCTTCATGCTCTTTTTACTGATGCCGTTAATGTGCTTGGTGGAGCTTCGA AAAGGAGTGTAAGATCCAAAGACTACGAAGCCCTAAAAATTATAGATGCAAAACTGGGAGAGCAAGGACAGCTTTATCAGAAACCTCAG GAAGCAATTAAACAATACATAGATGATGAAATAGAGAATGGAGGTGTACCAACAATTTTCTGTAAAAATATTGCTGGGGTAGGAACAACAGCGACAGCATTCTCTCTGAATACCACCCAGATGAATACCGACCCAAAATATAATTCACTTGAGAGAACCGAAGAGTGTCTCGGCCTTCAGAGGCAAGCTAGCAGTTCCAGAGATTATCAGCCTCAGAACAAGAATGTCGCTCATTCTGAAACAAGAAGCTACTTGACTTCAGCTGGGTATTCATTTCCTTCATATAATTCAACCAATGCTAACAATGTGCAGCTCAGCCTCAAAGAGCAAACCCCGAGTTTTCTGCCCCGGGATGTTGCTTCTGCAAACACAAACTTAAAGGCCACGCTTGGGTTTTCATTCCCAACATACAATGGAACCAATGCTTTTGATGTGAATGATGGCCTCAAAGACCAATCTCAGAGTTTTCTGCCCCAAAATGCTGATTATAATAGTCAACCTCAGAATGCAACACGTGGTAATCAGTCAGAAGATATTGTTTATGGTTATCATCCTCCGAATGCAGCTAGTTTTGCAACCAATGCCTTTGATGTGAATGTTTGCCTCAGAGACCAGCCTCAGAATGCTGATTATAATAATCAGCCTCAGAGTGCAACGCGTGGTAATCAATCACAAATTGCACCTTATGATTATCAGCCTCCGAATGCAACTAATTTTACAACTATTGCTTTTGATGTGAATGTTTACCTCAAAGACCAATCTCAGAGTTTTCTGCCTCAGAGTGCAACACCTGGTAATCGGTTACAAAATGTAGGCTGTGGTTATCAGCCTCCGGATGCAGCTAATTTTACCACCAATGCTTTTGATGTGAATGTTTGCCTGAAAGACCAACCTCAGAGATTTCTGCCCCAGAATGTTGGTTATAACAATCAGCTTCAGAGTGCAACACGTAGTAATCAATCACGGAATGCAGGCTATGGTTATCAACCTCTGAATGCGGATAATTTTGCAACAAATGCTTTTGATGTGAATGTTTGCCTCAAAGACCAATCTCAGAGTTTTCTGCCCCAGAATGCTGGTTATAATTATCAGCCTCAAAGTGCAACTTATACGgcagaaaacaaaatttcttaTGGCAACCATTCAGGAAGCACAACTGAATCTGCTCTCCAAAACTTCTCTACTTGTGTTGAAAAATACTCGGGAAGGGCAAATTATCCTGCAGCGAACAACTTCCCAAATTCGTACAGGAATTACTCTGGTAGAGTAGCGGATCCGGTGATCAATGACTTGCCATCTGGAACTGCATTTCATCCTGAGATCAATGACCTGACAACTTCTAAAGGGAATTATTCTGGAAATGCGGTTTATCCTGTGATAAATAACTTGACATCATGTGTAGGAAATTATTCTGGAAGTGGAGGTTTTCCTGTGATCAATAGCTCGACATCATCTGAAGGGAATTATTCAGGAAGTGTAGCTTTCCTGTAA
- the LOC123223674 gene encoding flowering time control protein FPA produces MSSRGGGRDRFRTRFEDKSHGAGSGRANAPPSRHLWVGNLSHDIDESDLTDQFLRFGELESVAFQPGRSYAFVNFKSDEDAIASMKALQDFPLAGNPLRIEFAKADKSSALLRDADHLLHRDEQRSTLRGSPFSQRDSRARHASPPDSGYPEKSKNDKSAEPSEVLWIGFPALLKVDEVILRKAFSPFGEIEKITVFPGRSYAFVRFKSLMSACRAKETLQGKLFGNPRVHICFAKSEAGSSSSGKGSMNAPLSPRFKLNGHSSPAENFRPDRNFGSFSGDPSIRSPHLNPNFDSGDDDVYNYNRKDTLWSGGNKTYEPWRFGEVGSEPGLPQDIYEHSPTRERTAHFHDFPQKFSQKAPLYEDQWDSPEDAYYHPGAKKLKTGSLPPDKELPEYPFSDLDYGKRASSRAFSDFAQPETFEKNFDSGSFGYKQIPDRQRNLTLPHREKNDTWKVPYDGYQVGPGSLPLNPVDRKRFTPELDQPKPSIKDWKWEGTIAKGGSPVCHARCFPVGKVMDMMLPEFLDCTARTGLDMLAKHYYQASSSWVVFFVPGSDADIAFYNEFMHYLEEKQRAAVAKLDDKTTLFLVPPSDFSQKVLKVPGKLSISGVVLRLEPSASNHGLVRYPNEIKDTYSDPSYAKPPMPSGSFPVLSSYPDMGKSGLSLSGEMPISAVPSPYSSSVPAVGGISELYSENRHEYPTHLRNPALAPNQSPHHLQNPVSGSRNIPSLSSNSSVDPIIQGNPSVMPKVVQETNSSHYLGGITGLPLSENSKMLDQESRPSTLPMTITSLQPEQLTQLASTLLGSQRQVGNAANASSSENLKQMTGGHQFDNQVGQPQSYAVQNNQLTEFSTSQFGQVQQLQQQLSNVPAAVPPTIQREVQSGGPGNQQLQNAGSQEADADPQKRLQATLHLAAALLQQIQRGKGT; encoded by the exons ATG TCGAGCCGTGGCGGAGGTAGAGACCGATTTCGCACCAGATTTGAAGACAAATCGCATGGCGCAGGGAGCGGCCGAGCTAATGCGCCGCCGTCGAGACATCTATGGGTTGGGAACTTGTCGCATGATATAGACGAATCTGATTTGACCGATCAGTTTTTAAGATTTGGAGAACTTGAAAGCGTTGCGTTCCAGCCAGGGAGAAGCTATGCCTTTGTGAATTTTAAAAGTGACGAAGATGCGATTGCGTCGATGAAGGCACTACAAGATTTTCCTCTCGCTGGCAATCCACTTAGGATTGAGTTTGCCAAGGCG GATAAATCATCAGCACTGTTACGAGATGCAGACCATTTGCTACACCGAGATGAGCAACGCTCCACATTAAGAGGATCCCCTTTCTCACAAAGGGACTCCAGAGCACGTCATGCTAGTCCTCCTGACTCTGGTTACCCTGAAAAATCCAAGAATGATAAAAGTGCTGAACCTAGTGAGGTTTTATGGATAGGATTTCCAGCCTTACTGAAGGTGGATGAAGTGATCTTAAGGAAGGCGTTTTCACCATTTGGTGAAATAGAGAAAATCACTGTTTTTCCAGGTCGTAGTTATGCCTTTGTTCGGTTCAAGAGCTTAATGTCAGCTTGCAGGGCGAAAGAAACTCTTCAAGGGAAATTGTTTGGAAATCCCCGTGTGCACATTTGTTTTGCGAAAAGTGAAGCTGGCTCCTCAAGTAGTGGAAAGGGCTCAATGAATGCCCCTCTCTCCCCACGTTTCAAGTTGAATGGCCATTCTAGCCCTGCTGAGAACTTTCGGCCGGATAGGAATTTTGGGAGCTTTTCAGGAGATCCCAGCATTAGATCTCCTCACCTTAACCCAAATTTTGATTCTGGTGATGATgatgtttataattataataggAAGGATACTTTATGGAGTGGGGGAAACAAGACATATGAACCATGGAGGTTTGGAGAGGTGGGATCTGAACCAGGACTACCTCAAGATATTTATGAACATAGTCCTACCAGAGAAAGGACTGCTCACTTCCATGATTTTCCTCAGAAGTTTTCTCAAAAAGCTCCACTTTATGAAGATCAGTGGGATTCACCAGAAGATGCCTATTATCATCCAGGAGCCAAAAAATTAAAGACTGGCTCCTTACCACCTGACAAAGAGTTGCCAGAGTATCCTTTCTCTGATCTAGATTATGGGAAACGTGCATCTTCAAGGGCATTCTCTGATTTTGCTCAACCTGAGACCTTCGAAAAGAACTTTGATTCTGGATCTTTTGGGTATAAGCAGATCCCTGATCGCCAGAGAAATTTAACTCTACCTCACAGAGAGAAGAATGATACGTGGAAAGTACCTTATGATGGTTATCAGGTGGGTCCTGGATCTTTGCCACTAAATCCTGTTGATAGGAAAAGGTTCACTCCTGAATTAGACCAGCCAAAGCCATCTATAAAGGACTGGAAGTGGGAGGGAACTATAGCCAAGGGAGGAAGTCCTGTCTGTCATGCTCGCTGCTTCCCTGTTGGAAAAGTCATGGACATGATGTT ACCTGAGTTCTTAGATTGCACTGCAAGGACTGGTCTAGACATGCTTGCAAAGCATTATTATCAAGCATCTAGTAGCTGGGTTGTCTTTTTTGTCCCTGGAAGTGATGCTGACATTGCATTTTACAATGAATTCATGCACTATCTGGAGGAGAAGCAGCGAGCAGCAGTTGCCAAATTGGATGACAAGACCACACTGTTTCTTGTACCTCCATCTGATTTTTCACAGAAAGTGCTGAAAGTACCTGGCAAACTGAGCATTTCTGGGGTTGTTTTGAGGTTGGAGCCTTCTGCTTCTAATCATGGGCTTGTACGTTATCCAAATGAGATCAAGGATACATATTCAGATCCATCATATGCAAAGCCACCAATGCCTTCTGGATCCTTTCCTGTGCTGTCCTCTTATCCAGATATGGGTAAATCGGGGCTTTCTTTGTCAGGAGAGATGCCTATATCAGCTGTGCCCTCACCATATTCAAGTTCAGTTCCTGCTGTTGGTGGTATATCTGAGTTATATAGTGAAAACAGGCATGAATATCCAACCCATCTGCGTAACCCTGCATTGGCGCCAAACCAATCTCCTCACCATCTACAGAACCCAGTCTCTGGTTCCAGAAATATACCTTCACTTTCATCCAATAGTTCTGTTGATCCAATCATTCAGGGGAACCCCTCAGTCATGCCAAAGGTTGTGCAGGAAACAAACTCTAGTCATTATCTGGGTGGAATTACCGGACTCCCATTATCAGAAAATAGCAAGATGTTGGATCAGGAATCTAGACCTTCCACTTTGCCTATGACAATTACATCGCTGCAACCGGAGCAACTTACACAATTAGCATCAACTCTTCTTGGTTCGCAGAGACAGGTAGGGAACGCTGCAAATGCATCAAGCAGCGAGAATCTTAAGCAGATGACTGGAGGGCATCAATTTGACAACCAAGTTGGTCAACCACAGAGCTATGCTGTGCAAAATAATCAGTTGACTGAGTTTTCAACATCTCAATTTGGTCAAGTGCAACAGTTACAGCAGCAACTGTCCAATGTGCCTGCTGCAGTGCCGCCAACAATTCAAAGAGAGGTTCAGTCAGGAGGGCCAGGGAATCAACAACTGCAAAATGCCGGTAGCCAGGAAGCAGATGCTGACCCACAGAAACGCTTGCAAGCAACATTGCATCTTGCAGCTGCTCTTCTTCAGCAAATTCAACGAGGGAAAGGGACTTGA
- the LOC123223436 gene encoding uncharacterized protein LOC123223436: MFIQDEANGKNDDVNSASNFGDNLVGILGGLGFSEEFMEIDWSEGESCIMCDKSGGNLLVCSEIGCGLALHESCMDFEPKFDDVRNFYCPYCWYKHEMLRTQKLRKKAMGTKRAVMCFIDSNIDGGDKGKVNRGRDKEEELNVSPPRGEKNFGDCEDRRDDDQIESQFLEGEDELENDGDSAKIADYDQSLKETPEFKSPVNATNKEGSSEENVSESHDFEVLEDGEEIQAVCSGQVDGSRNERTVEDLSQTKPCIASSVQEVNVVDGSHQEEGREMDVSGYAKLKQGRREDKEKILLETSGAEMSDSDAETTLMHQRHVGRKCKKKVPQNVETNWTTKEEEMLREGVEKFSTQVNKNLPWRKILEFGRHVFDPTRSPVDLKDKWRNIMTKESSTVNRR, translated from the exons ATGTTTATACAGGATGAAGCAAATGGAAAAAATGATGATGTTAATTCAGCTTCTAATTTTGGCGATAATCTAGTAGGAATTCTTGGTGGTTTAGGTTTCAGTGAAGAGTTTATGGAAATAGATTGGTCAGAGGGAGAGAGTTGTATTATGTGTGATAAAAGTGGCGGGAATTTGTTGGTTTGTAGTGAAATTGGCTGTGGACTTGCACTTCATGAGAGCTGCATGGATTTCGAACCTAAATTTGATGATGTGAGGAATTTTTACTGCCCTTATTGTTGGTATAAGCATGAAATGTTGAGGACTCAAAAGTTGAGGAAGAAGGCTATGGGAACAAAGAGAGCAGTGATgtgttttattgattcaaacATAGATGGTGGTGATAAAGGGAAGGTGAATCGTGGAAGAGATAAAGAGGAGGAGCTGAATGTGTCTCCTCCTCGTGGAGAGAAAAACTTTGGTGATTGTGAGGATAGGAGGGATGATGATCAAATTGAGAGTCAATTTTTGGAAGGGGAGGATGAACTAGAAAATGATGGCGACAGTGCCAAAATAGCTGATT ATGATCAAAGTCTGAAGGAAACGCCAGAGTTCAAGTCTCCTGTGAATGCCACAAACAAAGAAGGATCCAGTGAGGAAAATGTATCtgaaagtcatgattttgaagttttagAAGATGGAGAAGAAATACAAGCGGTGTGTTCAGGACAAGTTGATGGTAGCAGAAATGAAAGGACGGTTGAAGATCTATCTCAAACGAAGCCTTGTATTGCTTCCAGTGTACAAGAAGTAAATGTTGTGGATGGTTCACATCAGGAAGAAGGAAGGGAAATGGATGTATCTGGCTATGCGAAGCTAAAGCAAGGAAGACGGGAGGATAAAGAGAAAATTCTCCTGGAAACATCAGGAGCTGAAATGTCTGATTCTGATGCAGAGACAACCTTAATGCACCAGAGGCATGTTGGACGAAAATGTAAGAAGAAGGTGCCTCAAAATGTTG AGACTAACTGGACgactaaggaagaagaaatgcTCAGG GAAGGAGTGGAGAAATTTTCAACTCAAGTGAACAAAAATCTACCTTGGAGGAAAATATTGGAATTCGGTCGCCATGTTTTTGATCCAACTCGCAGTCCAGTTGATCTCAAGGATAAATGGAGGAACATCATGACCAAAGAATCCTCAACTGTCAACAGGAGGTAA
- the LOC123223888 gene encoding glucose-1-phosphate adenylyltransferase small subunit, chloroplastic/amyloplastic-like, translating to MTTMASIGALSLPSSSSASCSSSNLNRRIIPSHRLAFSSSHISGEKLCSKALVGDRQSAAIERCPIVVSPKAVSDSRNSQTCLDPEASRSVLGIILGGGAGTRLYPLTKKRAKPAVPLGANYRLIDIPVSNCLNSNISKIYVLTQFNSASLNRHLSRAYASNMGGYKNEGFVEVLAAQQSPENPNWFQGTADAVRQYLWLFEEHNVLEFLVLAGDHLYRMDYERFIQAHRETDADITVAALPMDEKRATAFGLMKIDEEGRIIEFAEKPKGEQLRAMKVDTTILGLDDERAKEMPYIASMGIYVISKDVMLNLLRDKFPGANDFGSEIIPGATSIGMRVQAYLYDGYWEDIGTIEAFYNANLGITKKPIPDFSFYDRSAPIYTQPRYLPPSKMLDADVTDSVIGEGCVIKNCKIHHSVVGLRSCISEGAIIEDTLLMGADYYETDADRKFLAAKGSVPIGIGKNSHIKRAIIDKNARIGDNVKIINGNSVQEAARETDGYFIKSGIVTVIKDALIPSGTVI from the exons ATGACAACAATGGCTTCGATCGGAGCACTAAGCCTACCGTCCTCATCCTCCGCATCCTGTAGTTCGTCGAATCTTAACCGTAGGATCATTCCTTCTCACCGACTGGCGTTTTCGTCTTCTCACATTTCAGGGGAAAAGCTCTGCTCCAAGGCGCTTGTCGGTGATCGGCAGAGCGCCGCGATTGAGAGATGTCCGATTGTCGTGTCTCCCAAAGCGGTGTCGGATTCAAGAAACTCTCAGACCTGTCTTGATCCTGAAGCCAGTCGA AGTGTTTTGGGGATTATACTTGGAGGTGGAGCAGGGACAAGGCTGTACCCGCTCACTAAGAAGAGGGCGAAACCTGCTGTTCCTTTGGGAGCAAATTACAGATTGATTGATATTCCCGTGAGCAATTGTTTGAATAGTAACATTTCCAAGATCTATGTGCTCACGCAGTTCAATTCTGCCTCCCTTAATCGTCACCTCTCGCGTGCGTATGCTAGCAACATGGGTGGCTACAAGAATGAAGGTTTTGTTGAAGTTCTTGCTGCTCAGCAGAGCCCCGAGAACCCGAACTGGTTCCAG GGCACAGCAGATGCAGTGAGGCAGTATTTATGGCTGTTTGAGGAGCACAATGTTTTGGAATTTCTTGTTCTTGCTGGGGATCATTTGTATCGAATGGATTATGAGAGATTTATTCAAGCACACAGAGAAACAGATGCAGATATCACGGTTGCTGCCCTGCCAATGGATGAAAAACGGGCTACTGCATTTGGTCTAATGAAGATTGATGAAGAAGGACGCATAATTGAATTTGCCGAGAAGCCAAAAGGAGAGCAACTTAGAGCAATGAAG GTTGATACTACCATATTAGGTCTTGATGATGAACGAGCCAAAGAGATGCCTTACATTGCTAGTATGGGCATATATGTAATCAGTAAAGACGTGATGCTAAATCTGCTTCGGGATAAATTTCCAGGAGCTAATGATTTCGGAAGTGAAATTATTCCTGGTGCAACTTCCATTGGGATGAGA GTGCAAGCTTACTTGTATGATGGCTATTGGGAGGACATTGGTACCATTGAGGCTTTCTATAATGCCAATCTGGGGATCACTAAGAAGCCAATACCAGATTTCAG CTTTTATGATCGCTCAGCTCCTATCTATACACAGCCTCGATATTTACCTCCATCTAAGATGCTTGATGCTGATGTCACAGATAGTGTCATTGGTGAAGGTTGTGTGATTAAG AATTGCAAAATCCACCATTCTGTGGTTGGACTTCGATCTTGCATATCAGAAGGTGCAATCATTGAAGACACGTTGCTGATGGGAGCTGATTATTATGAG ACGGATGCAGACAGGAAGTTTCTGGCTGCGAAGGGTAGTGTACCAATTGGTATTGGCAAGAATTCCCACATCAAGAGGGcaataattgacaaaaatgcCCGAATTGGGGACAATGTGAAG ATCATAAATGGCAACAGTGTGCAAGAAGCCGCAAGGGAAACCGATGGCTACTTCATTAAAAGTGGGATTGTCACTGTCATCAAGGATGCCCTGATTCCCAGTGGAACCGTAATCTAG